The following DNA comes from Raphanus sativus cultivar WK10039 unplaced genomic scaffold, ASM80110v3 Scaffold0069, whole genome shotgun sequence.
aaattgttatcaaatctttattattagaaaaattaattgtcatatatatattagtcatttatggtaattccgtaggttttatttaaggaaagaaaataaaatagtaattatatctcgcggaacaatcataaatgtttctatcataaatatcatattatatcatcatatcatatagtttaacCAACTAATGTATCtaacaacatataaaaattgaatgtggacctacttatttttcaattaaatgtAATTGACTACCTATTGAGTGACACCTAAGCATTGggatcttttttaattattacaaaattgaggttacaatttttcaaatgtttctcttttaatataagggatgttttttttgttttgttatccAAACTTTGAAAATATTGTCTATAACTCTAGTATTTTGAAAGTAACGAATGATGAGTTAAAATGTGATGAATCAATGTTTCAATAACACAATAATTTAATAGAATTGCAAAATCTAGAAATACtcaactttttgaataacaaagaTTCTACAATGaattacaaaatcattaaaCCAATAACTAAAGATTTAAAGAGAATCATAAAATCGTCACACCactaacaaaaaattaattaaaactgTAAGAATCACTAAACCGACAgcaataaaatctataaattcttcaaatttttaaaagttacacTCACACTGATCTCCTAAAGAggtaaaaaattttgaaaataaaaatttaaaaaatagtttcaaaaagtattttcgaattataaaaaatggaaaaaaaattaaaagttcgattttccagaaaaaaattataaaaaattttgaatctGAGAACATAATCTGAGatataaaaaagtttatttatttttcattttatttatatacatatatctagGGTATTAAAGTCATTGTACctactaaataaaatattttggttattttctttttgttttctctacAAAAACTAATGGTTTATCTAGGAGAATTGCCCTGtattaaaacaaatcaaatgatCTTTTTTCCTCACCACCGAAACAGAAGCTCCTCGATTAGGCGCTCTTCGTTGCCAAGCAAACTCAGAATCTTCCAAATCCAGGTGAAAGTTTCGATTTTGTAGTATGAGTCGGTATCCAATTTAACTGAAGGAATCGTTTTTCATATGTCTAACGATGATAGTTCAGTGATGAGGACTCGTGGGGCCTCGCCTAACCATTTAAACGACAGATCCAGCTCCGATGAGAGTCGCTCGTTTTTAATTGCCTGGAGAAGGGACAAGAAATAGTTTTGTTTCGTCTAGAAGTTTGGATGATTTGTTGTCTGAGTGTACTTATAAAGGTGGGAAGAGTAAGACATGGAATGGGTTTGGATGTAAAACCAGAACTAATCTTGTTACTTCAGGGAACACTGTAAAGGAACAACCTTTTGATGATGAATCTCACGGAAGACAAGAATGTAGTGAATCTCTGACTCAAGTAAGAAGAGTTTCTCCGTACTTCCAGGGAGCAACTGTTTCAGAACAGCACAAACAAGGGTGTAATTCTGATAGTGTTTCTTCTAAAACTCAAAGTGGAATAAGCTGTACTAGGAAAGCTAAAGTCCAAAGAGTTTCTCCATACTTCCAGGGAGCAACTAGTTCACCGTGTGATTCTGACAACTTTGCTTCTCAAAGTGGAAGAAAATCTAGGAAAAGATGCAGCAAAGCTCTACCTAATGTCCGAAAAGTTTCTCCATACTTCCAGGGATCAACTGTTTCAGAACAGCCAAGAGATTTGCGTCAACATTTTAAGGTCGCGAAAGTTTCAAGATATTTCCATGGCCTGTCTGCGGATGGAATCCAAGTAAATGAATCACAAAAGGAGATATCAAGAAGGGTGAGGAAAACTCCTCTTGTGAGCCCTTCACTCTCTAAGCGTCAGAAGACTGATGAGGCATACCTGCGGAAAACGCCTGATAACACATGGGTGCCTCCACGTTCTCCATGTAATCTACTTCAAGAAGATCACTGGCATGATCCATGGCGGGTGTTGGTCATATGTATGCTTCTCAACAAAACTTCTGGTGCCCAGGTTCTGTCCTCATTCCTCTCCCTTTTCCGTATCTTTTGCTCAACTTGTATAAGTTTTTCCATTTACTTGTTGCATACCTTCTCGATCAGTTTGACAGCAACTAGTACTTGTAATCATTCTGAGAGAACCCAAAATTTGCTAGAGAGTAGGAAGTGAGACCTATGTTGGCTTGAATCTTTCAGTTTGACTGTCTCAGAAGAAGTAGATGTAATGCAAGTCTTTTGTTTAAATGAGTAATTGATTCAGACATGACTGGAActgcttgctcttgttgagtgcAGTAAGAAGAAAAGGCGTACTTGTTGGTCATTTGATTTTTCTAAACGTTATTGCAGGCGCGAAGGGTGATATCAGACCTGTTTGCGCTGTGTCCTAATGCAATGACTGCTACACAAGTcgaagagaaagagatagagaCTCTGATAACACCTCTTGGACTACAGAAGAAGAGAGCCAAAATGATACAACGGCTTTCTCTCGAGTATCTTCAAGAGAGCTGGACTCATGTCACTCAACTGCATGGAGTTGGAAAGTAAGTCTTTGAATACTCAAAAAATCTGAAGAGTTTATTTCTGTTTTAAGAGTTTTTGCTCGAGATGCTTATAAGGGAATTATTCATAGGTATGCAGCGGATGCATATGCCATATTCTGTAATGGGAAGTGGGATTGTGTGAAACCTGATGATCATATGCTAAACTATTACTGGGAATTCCTCAGGATTCGGTATAAGTTATGAGTGGGAAGATACATGTATGTATTgtgctaataatatttttgtgacTAAGTGATGACAGTATGTTTCAATTGCTTTTTGAATTTACTTTAGATGTGAATCTTCAAATTCAAATTGATTTAGTTTTCCAAACATACATAGGAAAATAAATCATAGCGTATAACAAAGTGTAAACCGTAGTGTATATAGTAACATGCATAAAAGTGCAAACCATAGTGTACAACAGAGAGTACATCACAGCGTGTATTGGAGTATGGTGTATAGATTCCGGTGTACACGTTTTAAGTGTACGCTCTCCGTTATACGCTACAGTGTACGATCTGATgtaatttatgattttgtttgatttaactcTGTTAAATTAAAGTAATAACTCGCAAACTGAACCAAGTTTTTGTTTTCCCCAGCTGGTTTTAGATTAATGAAATTTGTAAAACATACAAGAGAGAGATTCTAACACCCGCAACAAATAAGAGACATAAACCCAAACAAACGGATGGCTTAAACCCAAACAAATGGGTGACTTAAACCCAAACAATGGGTGACACTTGAAGAAACTACAAGACTCtaatatcatataaaatctaatatttataactaattggacttatattataaaagtgttatacaaacaatttataaataaaatattttatattttatttatatgatatataaattggttttgatgtgtgatttttattttattatttttatcaataaatattgaaaaatattaaatgttaacaaaatatttattaggaaatttattttggttaatattcattctattaaagaaatctattatttaaattaagaaaagacattaaatacttaaatctatcatttaaataaggaaaagacaaaattctctactatctttgttaccaaacaaaatttaatttttttaaagactcttatccctgttaccaaacaaaagcttaaattacttctactttaataagatagatatagagatgggtcataattttttcaattccaaaatcttagcattcttaataacaaataaaataatttataaatacataaaatatataaacatatttgaaattaaaataaatttgttttaaaaaaaatcttacgccattattgtttattttctatagtttgacccgtggccgtataaatatttgctttcacttcaatttttttctttgttcaatgataatatatatatatatatatatatatatatatatatatatgtgtaaattaatatgtattacataattgttagtataacattttaaaacaaaaatttatttattactttaaataattatattatgtgattttaatcgtctattatatcacagtatatcatataaaatctaatatttataactaattggacttatattataaaagtgttatactaacaatttataaataaaatattttatattttatttatatgatatataaattgattttgatgtgtgatttttattttattatttttatcaataaatattgaaaaatattaaatgttaacaaaatatttattaggaaatttattttggttaatattcattctattaaagaaatctattatttaaattaagaaaagacattaaatacttaaatctatcatttaaataaggaaaagacaaaattctctactatctttgttaccaaacaaaatttaatttttttaaagactcttatccctgttaccaaacaaaagcttaaagtacttctactttaataagatagataaatgAATCAATATAACTGactttaatgtttttttacaaaatatatattaatcatcacagatgattttaaactaaattaaatcaatatatgatgcattaatagttattataatattttttattaaaattatatgttctatatatgtatattatgacttatataggaaaatattttttttacaactgtttatattataatataaaacaaagctagtatactatttttattaactactttttaacaacatacttcatataatttataaatataccattagtgaaaaataaaagaaatgatgAAATAGTATGTAGAATTTCCACAATTGCTATcattaaaaatactataaataattatgcataataatatataaatagtttggCAACTAATATTAACTAGGTGGCTGCCCGCATATTTGCGGGTacaaattttcatataataaaatattttgtgtttttgacctgcgataatatattttaatattttaaaaccaaaagtaaatttttggtaactaattttaaacatattttatttattaatatttttaaaaaagtttaatgggatttatatagtatttagttaatttttcatcttttacaaatcaatatttcattaaatatataacattatttttagaacatatatataatttaattggttTGTAGATCAAATTTTCGtccataaaaattattaaaatccaaaacatcAACTAATGTGACAAATAGTTGTAACTAAagtataaacacacaaaatattattaagaagaaacaaaacaatgtaTATGTGAATTctgttgatttaataaaaagttaagaatataaaaaatttcataaatttaggaacttttattcataatattctttggatttttttatgATTGATGCAATTTTTCTGGTTACTTTCTTTtagataaaatcaaaacattttttttttgatattttgaaaaagtttttgaaaatgatgaaattgtaagaaaataatattttgcgaTTGATTCTGATTTGATACATTCAAAACCTCTTACAAAGGAAACTATACAATTATaattaatacataaaatttttaaaaattttaaattttatgaattatttctcAGAAGTTTTAGAAtccttataaatagtttcataaatctttataaatagtttaataaatcctaataaatggttttataactcaagaaaataatttgttatcaatgatcaataatttaaaatcttaaatttaaataattttataaatattttgtaaactcttataaataattttataaagatttttaaaacttcTGCAATGATTTGAAACCTATTAACCATCATAAACATTTTGTAAACTCCTATAAATAACGTGAAATTCTTTTTTagaaatggttttataaatatttataacattttgtatagatctttatatattgatttgtaagctcttattaatgatataatcatcattattgatgatttaaaacctaaaaattatgaacaaatatttatataattatatactattatatatctggtataaatcattactaatgaatcaatataaatgactttaagttttttaaatatatatattaatcatcacAGATGATTTTAActagtttaaataattaataaacttgTTATATGATGCATcaatagttattataatattttttaattaaaattatatgttttatatatgtatattatgacttatatagaaaaataaagtttttacaattgtttataatagaaaaataaagctAGTATATTAGTTTCACTAACAACTTTTTAACAACAtacttcatataatttataaatagactaTTAATGAAAAATGGAATGATTATGTATTATATAGAATTTCCATATTTGATACCATTTGATACTATAAATGATTatgcataaaaatatttaaatagtttGGCAACTAAGATTAATTGATtctatgatttgtttttttagatttgattaaaataaataaaaatttaaaatcatcgaccaatgaaattataaagattttttcAGGCTGCATGTATGAGTGACACGTCAGCAGAAGTCAATAAAGTgacttctcatttaatatataggagaatTGGTTCTATgatttcctttttatatttgattaaaataaatgaaacaaataaaaatcatttaaaacagaaaataaagttagtatattatatttattaactactttttaacaacatatttcatataatttataaatattagtaaaaaataaaagaaatgatgAAATAGAATATAGAATTTCCATAATTAGTaccattataaatattataaataattatgcgtaacaatatataaatagtttggCAACTAACATTAATTGGTtctatgattttcttttttaaattttattaaaataaatgaaaaataaaatcatttaccaatgaaattagaaaaaaattatcaaactaTCTGTATGAGTGAAACGTCAGCAGAAGTCACTAAATtgacttctcaattaatatatgtGAGGATAAACAGAAAAATGAAACTAGGAAATGAACTAAtgcaaaaattcaaatatggtAAGGGGACATGGagcaatgaatgcaaacaactaGACTActtcttttgattattttcgTGGATCAAACAactcaacttcttcttctttagttttcttttcttaagaACACAAAAATGCATAAATTTAAACTTGAagcaaataacaatttttatggatttttttgaatttataaaatgaaaactaagCAAGAATGAAAAGATAGAGATGATATAAAGGATTGATATAACCTGGGCCAGAAGCCTTTCGGCTCTcataccaaatgatacagccCCGGAAGCTAGGATGGTGAGATGGTCGATTGAATGGCGATGGTAGAGATGGGGGTGGTTGATGAAAGAGTTTCTATCCTTTTAATCCAAGATAAACTGAAAacaaaggaagaagaatgaGATAATGACTGAAGCAAATAATAACAGAAAGATTAAAATAAAGAGATAAGATATAATGGGGATGGATTGATGGATAGATGTTTGATGGTTGATGATGGAGATGGTGTAGATagttgattgactctctcaatcggTGGGTTTGATTGAATCTTTCAATCTGGAATAACACTGGTTGATGAATCACACAACAACCTATGCTAAATGAATCAATAGAACACAAGAATCACTCGATGTATTCCAAAAAGACAGATTTTTATTCAAAGACTCTCTTTGATAAAAACAAGTAAACTGATTTATATCTTAAGGATCGAAAGGTGATTCTTACAATGCACGACCaagagcttatataggctctgGAGACATTTATTACAAAGCTAAAAATCAGAAAGAAATCAAAGGAAATAAAAACTAGCCTTTAGAATAGAATAAATA
Coding sequences within:
- the LOC108837943 gene encoding methyl-CpG-binding domain protein 4-like protein; this translates as LPGEGTRNSFVSSRSLDDLLSECTYKGGKSKTWNGFGCKTRTNLVTSGNTVKEQPFDDESHGRQECSESLTQVRRVSPYFQGATVSEQHKQGCNSDSVSSKTQSGISCTRKAKVQRVSPYFQGATSSPCDSDNFASQSGRKSRKRCSKALPNVRKVSPYFQGSTVSEQPRDLRQHFKVAKVSRYFHGLSADGIQVNESQKEISRRVRKTPLVSPSLSKRQKTDEAYLRKTPDNTWVPPRSPCNLLQEDHWHDPWRVLVICMLLNKTSGAQARRVISDLFALCPNAMTATQVEEKEIETLITPLGLQKKRAKMIQRLSLEYLQESWTHVTQLHGVGKYAADAYAIFCNGKWDCVKPDDHMLNYYWEFLRIRYKL